In Vibrio lentus, a single genomic region encodes these proteins:
- the epmB gene encoding EF-P beta-lysylation protein EpmB has product MPHIITRKVESVEQNWLKQLSNAISDPTKLLEALEIDPTPWQAGFAARELFALRVPLSFVERMEKGNPHDPLLRQVLPLSEEFEVHQGYSADPLEEQDNAIPGLLHKYKSRALMIVKGGCAINCRYCFRRHFPYQDNKGSKSVWQFSLEYVAQHPEINEVILSGGDPLMAKDSELDWLINAIEQIPHVKTVRIHSRLPVVIPARVTDELCQTLANTRLNVVMVSHINHANEINLELKQAFHKLKLSGATLLNQGVMLKGVNDSANSLKELSEKLFDAGVLPYYMHVLDKVQGAAHFYISDEEAKYHFKGLISEVSGYLVPKLTREIGGRSSKTPLDLHIE; this is encoded by the coding sequence ATGCCGCATATCATAACCCGAAAAGTCGAATCTGTTGAGCAAAACTGGCTCAAACAACTATCGAATGCGATCTCTGACCCGACAAAACTGCTTGAAGCATTGGAAATAGACCCAACACCTTGGCAAGCAGGCTTCGCTGCTCGTGAGTTATTTGCACTTCGGGTACCTCTTAGCTTTGTCGAGCGAATGGAAAAAGGCAACCCTCACGATCCATTACTGCGTCAGGTATTACCTTTAAGCGAAGAGTTCGAAGTACACCAAGGTTATTCGGCTGATCCACTGGAAGAACAAGACAACGCGATCCCAGGGTTGCTGCATAAATATAAAAGTCGCGCGCTAATGATCGTAAAAGGCGGTTGCGCTATCAACTGTCGCTACTGCTTCCGCCGTCACTTCCCTTATCAAGACAACAAAGGCTCAAAGTCAGTTTGGCAATTCAGCTTAGAGTATGTAGCTCAACACCCTGAGATCAACGAAGTAATCTTGTCGGGAGGTGACCCACTGATGGCAAAGGACAGCGAACTAGATTGGCTGATCAATGCCATCGAACAGATTCCGCATGTGAAAACCGTTCGAATCCATAGCCGTTTACCGGTTGTAATCCCCGCTCGCGTGACTGACGAACTGTGCCAAACATTGGCTAATACTCGTCTAAACGTGGTGATGGTCAGCCATATTAATCATGCCAATGAAATCAACTTAGAGCTCAAACAAGCCTTCCATAAATTGAAACTAAGTGGTGCAACTCTGCTTAATCAAGGCGTGATGCTAAAAGGGGTCAATGATAGCGCTAACTCATTGAAAGAATTGAGTGAGAAGCTATTCGACGCCGGTGTTTTACCTTACTATATGCATGTGCTTGATAAAGTTCAGGGCGCCGCTCATTTCTATATTTCTGATGAAGAGGCCAAGTACCACTTCAAAGGTCTGATCTCTGAAGTTTCTGGCTACCTAGTACCAAAACTCACTCGCGAGATTGGCGGCCGCAGCAGCAAGACGCCACTCGATCTACACATTGAATAA
- the efp gene encoding elongation factor P, with protein MASVSTNEFKGGLKFMLDNEPCAIIDNEYVKPGKGQAFNRVKLRKLLSGKVLEKTFKSGESFELADVVDVELGYLYNDGEFYHFMNNETFEQIAADVKAVADSAKWLVENDVCTLTLWNDNPITVTPPNFVEIEVTETDPGLKGDTQGTGGKPATLATGAVVRVPLFIAIGEVVKVDTRTGEYVGRVK; from the coding sequence ATGGCGTCAGTAAGCACCAATGAATTCAAAGGCGGTTTAAAATTCATGTTAGATAACGAGCCTTGCGCAATTATCGACAATGAATACGTTAAGCCAGGTAAAGGCCAAGCGTTTAACCGTGTAAAACTTCGTAAACTGCTGTCAGGCAAAGTGTTAGAGAAAACATTCAAGTCAGGCGAAAGCTTCGAGCTTGCAGATGTTGTTGACGTTGAACTAGGCTACCTATACAACGATGGCGAATTCTACCACTTCATGAACAACGAAACATTTGAGCAAATCGCAGCAGACGTAAAAGCAGTCGCTGATTCAGCAAAATGGTTAGTTGAAAATGACGTTTGTACTCTAACGTTGTGGAATGATAACCCTATCACTGTTACTCCGCCAAACTTTGTTGAGATCGAAGTAACTGAAACTGATCCTGGCCTGAAAGGCGATACACAGGGTACGGGTGGTAAACCTGCAACTCTAGCAACTGGCGCGGTAGTTCGTGTTCCTCTATTCATCGCTATCGGTGAAGTTGTTAAAGTTGATACTCGTACTGGCGAATACGTTGGTCGTGTAAAATAA
- the frdD gene encoding fumarate reductase subunit FrdD has protein sequence MNTNYNVNHNPQRSDEPIWWGLFGAGGTWFAMITPITILVLGILVPMGIIDADAMSYERVSEFATSIIGALFIIGTLALPMWHAMHRLHHGMHDLKFHVGVAGKVGCYFVAGLISALSVIFIFMI, from the coding sequence ATGAACACAAATTACAATGTTAACCACAATCCGCAACGTTCTGATGAGCCAATCTGGTGGGGCCTATTCGGCGCTGGCGGTACTTGGTTCGCGATGATCACACCAATCACTATCTTAGTGCTGGGTATCTTAGTGCCAATGGGCATTATTGATGCAGATGCAATGAGCTACGAGCGTGTCTCTGAATTCGCCACCAGCATTATCGGTGCGCTATTCATCATCGGTACGCTAGCACTGCCAATGTGGCACGCAATGCACCGCCTTCACCACGGCATGCACGACCTTAAGTTCCACGTCGGCGTTGCAGGTAAAGTGGGGTGCTACTTCGTTGCCGGCCTAATCAGCGCATTGTCTGTTATCTTTATCTTCATGATTTAA
- the frdC gene encoding fumarate reductase subunit FrdC has translation MSNRKPYVREMKRTWWSNHPFYRFYMLREATVLPLILFTLFLTFGLGALVKGPEAWAGWLSFMANPIVVGINIVALLGSLLHAQTFFSMMPQVMPIRLKGKLVDKRIIVLTQWAAVAFISLIVLMVV, from the coding sequence ATGAGCAATCGTAAGCCTTATGTTCGTGAGATGAAGAGAACGTGGTGGAGCAACCATCCGTTCTACCGCTTCTACATGCTACGTGAAGCGACTGTACTGCCTTTGATTCTATTCACTCTGTTCCTAACCTTTGGTTTGGGTGCACTAGTGAAAGGTCCTGAAGCTTGGGCTGGTTGGTTGAGCTTTATGGCTAACCCTATCGTTGTTGGTATCAACATCGTGGCACTGCTAGGCAGCTTACTGCACGCTCAGACCTTCTTCAGCATGATGCCTCAAGTAATGCCAATCCGTCTTAAAGGTAAATTGGTAGATAAAAGAATCATCGTACTGACCCAGTGGGCAGCGGTGGCATTTATTTCTTTAATCGTTCTGATGGTGGTGTAA
- a CDS encoding succinate dehydrogenase/fumarate reductase iron-sulfur subunit, with the protein MSANRIQKIEILRYDPEHDAEPHFQTFEVPFDETMSVLDAIGYIKDNLDKDLSYRWSCRMAICGSCGIMVDGVPKLACKSFLRDYPNGFKIEPLANFPIEKDLIVDMTPFIERLEAIKPYIIGNDRKPEDGTNIQTPEQMAKYKQFAGCINCGLCYAACPQFGLNPEFIGPAALALAHRYNLDSRDNGKAERMKLINGDNGAWGCTFVGYCSDVCPKKVDPAAAVNQGKVESSMDFVISMFKPDGSQVKTAEEA; encoded by the coding sequence ATGTCAGCGAATCGAATCCAAAAAATTGAAATTCTGCGTTATGACCCTGAGCACGATGCAGAACCTCACTTTCAAACCTTTGAAGTTCCGTTTGATGAAACCATGTCAGTACTTGATGCGATCGGTTACATCAAAGATAACCTAGATAAAGACCTGTCTTACCGTTGGTCTTGTCGTATGGCGATTTGTGGTTCTTGCGGCATCATGGTTGATGGCGTGCCAAAACTGGCGTGTAAGAGCTTCTTACGTGATTACCCGAATGGCTTCAAGATTGAGCCTTTGGCTAACTTCCCAATCGAGAAAGATTTGATTGTCGACATGACGCCGTTCATCGAGCGCCTTGAAGCAATCAAGCCTTACATCATCGGTAATGATCGCAAGCCAGAAGACGGCACTAACATCCAAACTCCAGAGCAAATGGCGAAGTACAAACAGTTCGCTGGCTGCATCAACTGTGGTTTGTGTTACGCAGCGTGTCCTCAGTTTGGTCTAAACCCTGAGTTCATTGGCCCTGCGGCACTTGCTCTTGCTCACCGCTACAACCTAGATAGCCGTGACAATGGTAAAGCTGAACGTATGAAGCTTATCAATGGCGACAACGGCGCTTGGGGCTGTACGTTTGTAGGTTACTGTTCTGACGTATGTCCGAAGAAAGTAGACCCAGCAGCGGCAGTTAACCAAGGCAAAGTTGAGTCTTCAATGGACTTCGTTATCTCGATGTTCAAGCCTGATGGATCGCAAGTAAAAACAGCAGAGGAGGCATAA
- the frdA gene encoding fumarate reductase (quinol) flavoprotein subunit, with protein MKTITTDIAVIGAGGAGLRTAIAAAEANPELEVALISKVYPMRSHTVAAEGGSAAVIKDEDSLDNHFNDTVGGGDWLCEQDVVEYFVENSTREMIQMEQWGCPWSRKENGEVNVRRFGGMKVERTWFAADKTGFHMLHTLFQTSMKYDTIKRFDEYFVVDLIVEDGEVQGLIAIHMSEGELVTIKAKSVVLATGGAGRVYHCNTNGGIVTGDGMAMAYRHGVPLRDMEFVQYHPTGLPGTGILMTEGCRGEGGIIVNKNGYRYLQDYGMGPETPVGEPKNKYMELGPRDKVSQAFWHEQQKGNTIKHPLGDVVHLDLRHLGEEYLQERLPFICELAKAYVNVDPAKEPIPIRPTVHYTMGGIETNGTCETRIKGLFAVGECASVGLHGANRLGSNSLAEFVVFGRVAGEQAVKRAAEFKGWNEDAIAKQIKAVEDRIAGILAQEGDENWADIRTEMGHTMEAGCGIYRQEDLMQETINKITELKARYKKISIKDKGKVFNTDLLYAIEVGYGLEVAEAMVHSAILRKESRGAHQRLDDNCTERDDVNFLKHSLSFYNEDAAPTIDYSGVKITKSQPKARLYGEAAEKAAAAEKAAEENAKKSEEEQA; from the coding sequence GTGAAGACAATTACCACAGATATCGCAGTCATCGGCGCAGGCGGCGCTGGTCTTCGTACAGCTATCGCTGCGGCTGAAGCTAATCCTGAATTGGAAGTAGCACTGATTTCTAAAGTTTACCCAATGCGTTCGCACACGGTAGCGGCAGAAGGCGGTTCAGCAGCAGTAATTAAAGACGAAGATAGCCTAGATAACCACTTCAACGATACTGTTGGCGGTGGCGACTGGCTATGTGAACAGGATGTTGTTGAATACTTTGTTGAAAACTCGACTCGCGAAATGATCCAAATGGAACAATGGGGCTGCCCATGGAGTCGTAAAGAAAACGGTGAAGTAAACGTACGCCGATTCGGCGGTATGAAGGTAGAAAGAACGTGGTTCGCAGCGGATAAAACCGGCTTCCACATGCTTCATACTCTGTTCCAGACTTCGATGAAGTACGACACAATCAAACGATTTGATGAGTACTTTGTGGTGGATTTGATCGTTGAAGATGGCGAAGTACAAGGCCTAATCGCGATTCATATGTCTGAAGGTGAGCTTGTTACGATTAAAGCGAAATCTGTTGTGTTAGCAACCGGTGGCGCAGGTCGTGTTTACCACTGTAATACCAACGGCGGCATCGTAACTGGCGACGGTATGGCAATGGCTTATCGCCACGGTGTACCACTGCGTGACATGGAGTTCGTTCAATACCACCCAACAGGCCTACCGGGCACTGGCATCTTGATGACCGAAGGTTGTCGTGGTGAAGGCGGTATCATCGTCAACAAGAACGGCTACCGTTACCTGCAAGATTACGGCATGGGCCCTGAAACTCCAGTGGGCGAGCCGAAAAACAAATACATGGAACTGGGTCCTCGTGACAAAGTTTCTCAAGCATTCTGGCACGAGCAGCAGAAAGGCAACACCATCAAGCACCCACTTGGTGATGTAGTACACCTTGACCTTCGCCACCTTGGTGAAGAGTACCTGCAAGAACGTCTACCGTTCATCTGTGAGCTTGCAAAAGCGTACGTAAACGTTGACCCAGCAAAAGAGCCAATCCCAATTCGTCCAACCGTTCACTACACCATGGGTGGTATTGAAACTAACGGTACGTGTGAAACTCGCATTAAAGGCCTATTCGCCGTTGGTGAATGTGCTTCAGTTGGCCTACACGGTGCAAACCGCCTAGGTTCTAACTCTCTGGCTGAGTTCGTGGTATTTGGCCGCGTAGCCGGTGAGCAAGCCGTGAAACGCGCTGCTGAATTCAAAGGCTGGAATGAAGACGCCATCGCTAAGCAAATTAAAGCGGTTGAAGATCGCATCGCAGGCATCTTAGCTCAAGAAGGCGATGAGAACTGGGCTGACATCCGCACTGAAATGGGTCACACCATGGAAGCGGGTTGTGGTATCTACCGTCAAGAAGACTTGATGCAAGAAACCATCAACAAAATCACAGAACTGAAAGCTCGCTACAAGAAGATCAGCATTAAAGACAAAGGCAAAGTGTTCAACACTGACCTACTTTACGCTATCGAAGTAGGTTACGGCCTTGAAGTTGCCGAAGCGATGGTTCACTCAGCGATCCTTCGTAAGGAATCTCGCGGTGCACACCAACGTCTAGACGACAACTGCACAGAACGTGATGATGTGAACTTCCTGAAACACTCTCTCTCTTTCTACAACGAAGATGCAGCACCAACCATCGACTACAGCGGCGTTAAGATTACTAAATCTCAACCTAAAGCTCGTCTATACGGTGAAGCAGCCGAGAAAGCCGCTGCCGCTGAAAAAGCAGCAGAAGAGAATGCGAAGAAGAGCGAAGAGGAGCAAGCATAA
- the epmA gene encoding elongation factor P--(R)-beta-lysine ligase, whose product MHSTWQPAATIKQLKQRADILNQIRQFFTERNVLEVDTPAMSHATVTDVHLHTFKTEFVGPGYAHGQPLFFMTSPEFHMKRLLAAGSGCIYQICKSFRNEENGRYHNPEFTMLEWYRVGFDHHDLMDEMDLLLQQALKSGVAERMTYQQAFIDVLGVCPLEDSMDTLKQAAAKLGLRDIADPEQDRDTLLQLLFSIGVEAKIGQQVPAFVYDFPASQAALAKINPNDSRVADRFEVYFKGIELANGFHELDKPQEQLQRFEDDNAKRIEMGLSPQPIDHHLIEALKAGLPDCAGVALGIDRLIMLALGYDHIDDVMAFPFPRS is encoded by the coding sequence ATGCACTCCACATGGCAACCCGCCGCAACCATTAAGCAGTTAAAGCAACGTGCTGATATCCTTAATCAAATTCGCCAGTTCTTTACAGAGCGAAACGTGTTGGAAGTGGATACACCAGCCATGAGTCATGCCACGGTGACGGATGTGCATTTGCATACGTTCAAAACTGAATTCGTAGGGCCGGGTTATGCGCACGGCCAGCCATTGTTCTTTATGACGAGCCCAGAGTTTCATATGAAACGGCTGTTAGCGGCGGGCAGTGGCTGTATTTACCAAATTTGTAAGTCTTTTCGTAATGAAGAAAACGGCCGTTACCATAACCCTGAGTTCACCATGTTGGAGTGGTATCGCGTTGGATTTGATCATCATGACCTGATGGATGAAATGGATTTGCTGTTACAGCAGGCTCTAAAATCCGGTGTTGCGGAGCGAATGACTTACCAGCAAGCCTTTATTGATGTACTGGGTGTGTGTCCATTAGAAGATTCGATGGATACCTTAAAGCAGGCTGCCGCGAAACTAGGGCTCAGAGACATTGCAGATCCAGAACAAGATCGCGATACCTTATTGCAACTCCTGTTTAGTATTGGTGTTGAGGCGAAAATAGGCCAGCAGGTGCCTGCGTTTGTGTATGACTTCCCAGCATCACAAGCGGCGTTAGCCAAGATCAATCCAAACGATTCACGGGTCGCCGATCGCTTTGAGGTGTATTTCAAAGGTATCGAGCTAGCTAACGGCTTTCATGAGTTAGATAAACCACAAGAACAACTGCAGCGTTTTGAAGATGATAATGCCAAGCGTATTGAGATGGGATTATCACCTCAACCGATTGATCATCATTTGATTGAGGCATTAAAAGCGGGCTTACCAGACTGTGCCGGTGTTGCTTTAGGTATCGACCGTCTGATCATGCTAGCGTTAGGTTATGACCATATTGATGATGTGATGGCTTTCCCGTTTCCGCGTTCTTAG
- a CDS encoding DMT family transporter, with product MGFEWLALAAAFLWAIASLMSVKPAQHLGSFAYSRWRMGCTAIILSSMAWFTGGWSSVEADLVTPMMLSGLIGIFIGDTALFACLNRMGPRQAGLLFSCHAVFSAILGYFLFSESMTSVELIGSALVFSGVLTAIFFGRRGQSNNQLETIKGTVWIGVALGITAAICQALGGIIAKPVMQTSIDPIAASAIRMITAFVAHSLFRLTGAKLSRALNPMNKQIFAITAVNGFLAMAVGMTLILYALQEGNVGMVALLSSTTPIMLLPILWLYTKQRPNSYAWIGAIVAVLGTGILVS from the coding sequence ATGGTTGGCTCTTGCTGCCGCTTTTCTTTGGGCGATTGCGAGCCTAATGTCAGTAAAGCCTGCTCAACACTTAGGTTCTTTCGCCTATAGTCGTTGGAGAATGGGTTGTACCGCGATCATCTTATCGAGCATGGCTTGGTTTACTGGTGGTTGGTCAAGTGTGGAAGCCGATCTGGTGACGCCTATGATGCTGTCAGGCCTGATTGGTATCTTCATTGGTGATACTGCCCTATTTGCTTGTTTGAATCGCATGGGACCGCGCCAAGCTGGCTTACTGTTCTCTTGCCATGCCGTGTTCTCGGCGATTCTCGGTTATTTCCTGTTTAGCGAAAGCATGACTTCGGTGGAGCTGATCGGTTCTGCATTGGTATTTAGTGGTGTATTAACTGCGATATTCTTTGGCCGTCGAGGGCAATCGAATAACCAACTTGAAACCATCAAAGGCACAGTGTGGATTGGTGTTGCTCTGGGAATCACAGCGGCGATTTGCCAAGCATTGGGCGGCATTATTGCCAAACCCGTGATGCAAACCAGCATTGACCCAATAGCCGCCTCAGCCATTCGAATGATCACCGCCTTTGTGGCTCACTCACTGTTTCGCTTAACGGGCGCTAAACTTTCACGCGCACTTAACCCAATGAATAAGCAGATATTCGCGATTACCGCAGTTAACGGCTTTTTAGCAATGGCGGTGGGAATGACGCTGATCTTGTATGCGTTGCAGGAAGGCAATGTCGGCATGGTCGCTCTGTTATCTTCAACCACGCCAATCATGTTGTTACCAATACTCTGGCTTTATACCAAGCAGAGACCAAATTCCTACGCTTGGATAGGTGCCATTGTTGCTGTGTTGGGCACCGGTATCTTGGTCAGCTAG